ATTGAGGCTGCGCCCTGGTTGTTGTTAAAGACTCTGTAATGCCGCGATCAAGTGCCGTTTGACTGGCAAATACTTGAGGTGTGATGAGTAAACCCAAGATTGCCGATAGCAGTAATAACCCACTACCTAAACCGGGGGGAAACAAACTAAGATGAGCGACGGTCGGCAACTGAGGCGCGGCATTTTTTTTACGTTTAAATAATTGCCCGATAAGTTCCAATGCCTTGAAACCACTGATTCCTAAAAACGCAAACCCTGCAACGATTACTAGCCAAAAATAATCTGGATGAATCAGCAAATAGAGTTTGCCGGTGAGCCAGTATTTCAGCATCATTACGCCCCAAGCTGCAATTGCCAAAATATCCAGCCAAGGCAGGAATATATTTTGAAATTTGTTGAACGCTGAATCGCGTTTTAACTTTTCAGTTGCACTCATAATTCTCAGTTTTGATCAGCTCATCGTCGCTTGCTTACGGCTAACTAAAATGTAAATTGACAAGCAAGGTCAGCAGAAAAGTTAATTGGCCGGCGAGAACGAATAAATAAATGACAGCTTTTTTCTTGAAAAGCAACAACATTAGACCGATGCCTTTGAGGTCGATCATTGGCCCAAATACCAAGAAGGCTAGCAATGATCCACTCGTAAAGGTTGAGGCAA
This genomic window from Microcoleus sp. FACHB-68 contains:
- a CDS encoding TIGR03943 family protein, translating into MSATEKLKRDSAFNKFQNIFLPWLDILAIAAWGVMMLKYWLTGKLYLLIHPDYFWLVIVAGFAFLGISGFKALELIGQLFKRKKNAAPQLPTVAHLSLFPPGLGSGLLLLSAILGLLITPQVFASQTALDRGITESLTTTRAQPQSFRPASNPEDRTLIDWVRTLNVYPEPDAYTGQKVKVQGFVIHPPNLPDQYFTIARFILTCCAADAYPVGLPVKLPQSRTAYPPDTWLEIEGQMITENLQDKRQLTIEATALKKIPKPKNPYDY